The following DNA comes from Deltaproteobacteria bacterium.
GAGTATGTCCTTTCCTGCCATTCTGCCCTCCTTAAAATAAGGACAGTTTAGCATCTCTGAATTAGAGCCTGCCCCTGAAGGCTTTAATCAGTGGACATTTCTACTTTGGCAGAATAGGACATTATCACTTTGGGATTACAGAAAAATTTATGGCTCCCCAGGATTCACTGCCAGAAGTTTCATCTCTGTCATCTCCTCCATGGCATATCTTATACCTTCCCTGCCAAAGCCGCTCATCTTAACCCCGCCGTAGGGCATGTGGTCGAGACGGTATGTAGGTATATCGTTCACTATCACGCCGCCGACCTCCAGCGTATTGTATGCCTGAAATATCCTTCCTATATCTCTTGTAAACACGCCTGCCTGAAGCCCATATATAGCATTATTCACCATTGACACCGCATCCTCAAATCCTTTATATCTTTCCACTGTGGCAAGTGGCGCAAAGACCTCTTCTCCGCAAACCTTCATTGAAGGTTTGACATTAGTAAGCACGGTTGGCTCAAAAAAAATTCCGTTTCTTTTGCCTCCAAGCAAAATCTTTGCCCCGTCTTTCACTGCCTCGTTCAGCCATTCCTCTGTGCGCTTTGCAACCCCTTCATCTATCATAGGCCCGATGTTCGTTGATTCGTCCATCGGGTCGCCTGATTTCAGGTTTCTGACATTTGCTAAAAATTTATCCATAAATTTTGCGTAAATATCCTCGTGCGCATAAATCCTCTGCACGGATATACAAATTTGCCCGGCATAGGAAAATGCGCCAATCGCGCATCTCTTTGCGGCAAAATCAATATCAGCGTCAGAATGGATAATAACGGCTGCATTGCCGCCGAGCTCCAGTGTTACTTTTTTCATCCCTGCCATTGCCTTTAGCTTAAGACCAACGGCTGCGCTTCCGGTGAATGAAAGCTTTTTTATCCGCTTGTCTGTAACTAATTTTTCCGCAAGAAGGATTGAGCATGGGACAATATTTAACCCGCCTGCCGGGAAACCTGCGTCAGATATCAGCTCTCCGAGCATTAAGGCTGTGACAGGGGTCTTTGGCGCTGGTTTTAAGATGATTGTATTGCCAGATGCGATTGCAGGCGCAACCTTGTGAGCTACAAGATTAAGAGGAAAATTAAATGGCGTTATTCCAAGAATAGGGCCTATGGGAAACCGTCTTACTATGCCGAATCTGTTTTCAGAGCCTCGCATGAGGTCAAGGGGTATTACTTCCCCTCCTATCCTCTTTGCCTCCTCTGATGCAATCTGGAATGTATTGATTGCCCTTGAAACTTCGGCCTTTGAATCTGAAATGGGCTTGCCTGCCTCAAGCGTGATGGTTTTTGCAAATTCCTCTTTCCTATGCTCAAGTCCTCTGACAATATTATTTAAAATATCTGCCCGCTTATATGCCGGAGCTTTTTTTGTAATCTCAAATGCCCTCTGGCTTGACAGAACAGCATCCTCTATATCTCTTTCCTCTGCAAAATACACACGGGCAATGGTTTCGTTATTAAAGGGGTTTTTAATATCCTCTTCTTTTGAGGACTGCCGCCATTGGCCGTCTATGAGAAATTTACATTCCTTTGCCATTGCATTAAGGATTATTCCAGAAAAACAGGGCTTAAGTCAAATCTTTGTTGAAAATTTGGTTTGTATGAAGATTTAAGCGCACCGTGCTATTCTGGGGCTGGTTATTTTATAACAACGCTCTGTAACCATGCTTGCAGTTTTTGATGTGGGAATGATAAATGAATAATGAAGGTTTGACCCTTAGACCTTGCCCTGTTGATTGACGAAAAGACAGATTTTGATATAGAAGGTTGGGAATGGAAATAAGGCACATCCTTTACTTTGACAAAGATAATTATTGTGGATTCACATAGTTTAAAAATGATGCAAATCTAATGCAAAAATGGTATTCTTAACTACATAAAACAGGATTGGAGGATGATATATGAAACCATCAATAAATCAAGACCAACTTAAGAATGTAATCAAGACAGCTTTAGTTGAAGTCCTTGAAGAGCGTCAAGATTTACTTCACGATGCAATTGAAGATGCGATTGAGGACGTGGCTTTTGTCCGTGCCATTGAGGAAGGTGAAACCACAGAATTGGTCCAACGAAAAGAGGTTTTCAAACTTTTTGAGAGGAAGGCGTGAACGTTCAATTCAGAGCCAGCTTTTCCAAAGACCTCCGCAAGGTTAATAATAAGGATTTATTAAATCGCATCAAAGAGACGATTGAGCGCGTAGAGAAGGCTCAAAGCCTGCAAGACATAGCTAATCTTAAAAAACTGAAGGGTGGAAACAACTGCTATCGTATTAGATTGGGTGAATATAGAATAGGGCTGACTATTGAAAACGACACAGTAACTTTTGTGCGCTGTATGAATAGAAAAGAGATTTACAGATACTTCCCGTAAGACGCAAAAGCTGACTATTTTATAGTAACAACTCTGTAACCATGCTTTGTATATTTGGATGTAGGCGGTGGAAATGCTAAATGAATAATGAAGGTTTGACCCTTAGGCTCTCATTGAACATAAAAAAGTTCTGCGAAATACCCACCCAGAGGATCGGAAATGTTAAACATCGAATTGATAAAAAAACCAAACCAAGATCATTTTAAATCATTCTTGGCGATCTGTCTAAAGCTAATAGACTTAAATTCTATAAAAACCAAAAAGATTGATCCGCCGATGTTTTACAGGCAGGAAATGTTCGTGAAGTTCAGCTATCATTTGGCGACAATTATACACATAGAGAAGGGGATAATGATTGCATTTGCGGGTAGAAGCCATCGTTTATATGATTATTCTTCCGTAAACGTATTAACAAGAGCATTATTGGAAACATTTCTGACATATTATTATGTATTCTGTGATGCAAAGGATGAAGATGAGTCTCGCTTTAGATACTGGAATTGGTGGATTGACGGCTTAAATTCGAGACAGCAGGTGAAAAATATTAAAGATCCTTTGCTCATTGGTAAATTGGAAAATGAAAGAAGAGATATTGATGATTGTACGGTTAAAATTAAATCCACAAAAGCTTACTCAAGATTGTCAGCGCCTCAAAAAAAGGAATTTGAAAAAAAGAGAAAATGGATTAGACCTGGTTGGATTGATATAGCAGTAAAGGCTGGAATGAAGAAGAGTACTGCAAGACACGCGTATAGTTACTTTTCTTCCTATGCACATACGAACAGTTTAAGTATTCTTCAGTTTTCTCAGGCTACTATTAGTAATAAAGGCAAAGAAGCCAACCCTAACATGCTGAAATTGCTCTTTATGGTTGCAGCTATGTTTATTGATGAATTTGCAAAGTATTTTCAATTAAAAGATCAGCTATCCGAATACGAACAAGAATTAGTAGCTAATTGGTTACTGGTAGCTAAGAATATGTCAGTGGCGGAGTAACGGCGCCTACGCACCGGGGGAAGGGGCAACTTTGACTAATTTAACACGGGAAATGATGACCCAACTTTAATTTAATTTGATAGGCTCTATTCAACCTCTTGACGAATGAGAAATGGGGACATGTGTCCCCATTTGATTTAACAATCTTGGGACAATATAAAGATTAAAGATAGAACAGAAAATCTTTAAACTAAATTTATGACTATTAATGTAAATAAAAGCAGAATCACTAGAGAACAATTTGCGGAACTGCTGTTTTATTTTACGAAAAAATTTACAGAAGATTTCGTTCCTTATGAGATGGCAAAAGAAAACTCTCCGTTTAAAAACGTAGACAAGGATGTATTTCTTCATGAAAGATTGATAATGATATTCTGGATAATTGATAAATTTTTTGGCGACGAGGAAAGAACATTAATGAGCGCAATACACAAGAAATATTTTACTGATTTAGATATATTAAATAATCCAGAAGAATCAAAAAAAGAAATAGAATTTTTTATGAGTCGTTATAAAGAATATTACGATGCATGGGACGACAAAGCATCAGACCAATTTATTCTTGGTGGTGTAATTGCTAAAAATATCTTCCAAGAAGAAAAGATGGTATTGAACGCTAATATAATACTTCATATTGTTTTAGATGTTTATGCGTTAATAAAACAGATAAGGGAATCTATCATTGATAAATATGAAGTTATCAATTAAAAACAATCGTGAAAACCGAAGATACCTTATATATATGGATGGCAATGGATGGCAGAGGGACTTCCCGTATTTATCTTCAATCCGCTATTTCGCCTTTATCCAGATAGGTCTTCTCCTATCCCTGTTTTTATAAATTTGCTCCTAAAATACCTTATTTACCCCATCCCCACCCTAACCCTCCCCTTGAAGGGGAGGGAATCTTTCCGCTCCCTTAGTGAGGGGAAAAAATGTAATTACCCTCTCCACTTGCGGGAGAGGGTCAGAGCCTGCCCCTGCATGTATTTAGCAGGGGGTTGAGGGGTAAAATGTCAACTGAACAATGTCGTTACCTATAAAAGGCGTAGCTTACGGTGAGCTATGGCAGTTAAATTTTTTATTGAAATAATTTCCGGCAAGTAGGATATTAGTCTTTATGGAAGAAAATCAGAAAGGATTCTGGAATACATTAAAAGCAAAATGGTATCAAAAGGGGCTTAAGTTTAACACGCTCCCTGAGACAGCGCTTAAAATCATCCTGCCTAAAACAAAAGACTGCAAGACCTTCCTTGATGTTGGCGCAGGCTGCGGGACATTTGCAATACCCCTTTTGAAGGCAGGGAAAAAAGTTACAGCCATTGATCCGTCGGCGCCTATGATAATGCTGCTGGAAGAGGAGATTAAGAAAAAGAGAATAAGAAACATAAAGACAATCCGCGCCGCATGGGGAGAGACTGAGATAAAACCGCATGATGTTATACTGTGCGCCAATGTGCCTGAACTTTTGAAGGACTCAATAGATTTTTTGAAACAAGCCCATGCGCTTGCTAAAAAGGCAGTATTCCTGATAGAGGGTGCAGACCCGAATGCCGACAAATTTTATTATAAGGAATTATATCCCATTTTATTCAATAAGCCGTTTGCAGGGAGAACCGATTATTTTAAGACTTATACAAACCTGCATAATCTCGGCATCTTTGCCAATGTGGAGATAATAGAATATGCATTTGACCAGCCTTTTGACAACATGAAAGAGGCTCTGGATTTCTGGAAGGAATACATGGGCATAGTAACAGCAGAGCATGATGAGAAACTTCGTAATTTTCTGGAAGACAAATTAGAGAAATTTAAAGGCGGTTTAATTGCCAGGTTTCACAAGAGGTCGGCAGTAATCTGGTGGAAGAAATAAACAATGATACCTTTAAAAGACGACAACCCGACCCGCACATTTCCTTTCGTAACCATCTTAATTATTGTAACCAATATAGTTGTGTATATCTATCAGTTGACACTGGGGCAAAAGGCCGAAACGCTTTTTATTCTAAGAGCAGGCGCGATACCTTATGAGATAATCCGTTTTGCCGACATACATCCTCTGGCATTTATTCCGCCTCCACTTACCCTTTTTTCAGCCATGTTTATCCACGGCGGATTTCTGCATGTGGCAGGAAACATGCTCTACTTATGGATATTCGGGGATAATATAGAAGACAGGCTCGGACATTTCAGGTTTATCGTATTCTATTTATTGAGCGGGTTGATAGCAAGCCTTGCGCACATAATCATGCTGCCGAACTCTACCATACCTATGATTGGCGCAAGCGGCGCGATAGCTGGAGTGCTTGGGGCATACTTTCTGCTGTATCCAAGGGCGCATGTCCTTACGCTGGTATTTTTCTTCTTTTTTGTAGATATTATAAGGATCCCTGCGCTGGTCTTTCTCGGCCTGTGGTTTGTCTTTCAGATTTTGAGTTCAGCCGGGGGCGGTGGCATCGCATGGTATGCGCATATAGGCGGCTTTATCGGAGGAGCGGTATTGGTGAAATTATTTGAGAGGAAGCGATTTCAATAGGTGTTTTAAACCCCGTTAGAGAATTTTCTCTAAACGGGGTAAACCCCAGGTATTTCCTGGGGCGATTTTTGAGTCAGACCGTTGAATTATCACTTTTCAAATTATGAAAATTTTCTATATTTCTTATATTTCAAGACCTGCCCCCATTTTTCACATCCTTAGATCTTTTAAAGTTCCCCACTTGCTTAATAAAGTAGATGAGTATAATCAGCCAGACCACTCCCAGAAATCCTCCTCCAAACGGGATGAAAAACAGGCGCTCGGCCAGGCGGAAGGCAGCTGTCTTTCCATAAAGTGGCAGGGTTATGGCGATCGTCAGCCATCCAAAGGGATACCCCAGCCCAAGACAGGTCAGACCCATCAGAACTTTTTTGAATCGGTTTGAAATATCCATGTTGACCAGAATCAGGCATAAGACAAACACCACCAGGGCCAGTCCGTGGGAATGGAAGTGGAAGGTGTGGACCCGGGCCAAGACCTCCGTTCCTGTTTTTTCGAAGATGGTCCGATCAATGTCTGGGACACCGGTCAACCCATGGACATCCGGATGGGCCAGGACCTGCTTTTGTGTCAGATCTTTGATTGGCTGGGGATACCTTCCCAGTAAAGCTCCTCCCAGTTCACCAAAACCAAACAGCAGGAGGCAGCTTAATATCACCCAAGGTGGAGGTAATTTGAACATCGCTCGTCCTTTCGTTGTGTTGTCTGATGGTCTCGGCCAATAGGGCAATTCCCTTTATTTCTGGTGCGAACCCGCAGGCATTGCGGGAGGCCGATCCAAGTGAAACGCTGCTACAATACCGCTTACCAACTCATTTTGCAAGGCCGCGAATTCCTCTGGCTGTCCATCTTCCAGCCGGTAGAGCATACTGTCCAGCATCCGATCCAGGCGCTGCGCCTCAACCGGATTCTTTTCAGCGAGCGTCGGCTCCAGTAAATAGGAGAAATAGTTTCTCCCCAACCAGAAGATGGTCCGCTGGGTCTGAGGGTTGGCTGATGCCTTGCCAAAAGCGGCTTGAAGGACCGTAAATTTTTCCAGCATCAAAAGATAACCCAACTCCTGAATCACCTTTTCAAGAACAGGGACGTTGCCCTTCGCCAAGGCTTCATCCAATGATGTCCCGACTCGGGTCCCGAACCGCTGATCTACCTGGGCGGCCGTGTTTTTCAGGCCAACCCCCTGCATCACCATCCTCATTCCCATGTCATGAGAAAAATCCTCATACACCATCCGAATCACTTGGAGGGCCTCCTGGGATTTTCCATGTTCAATCAGGCCCAGGGCCTGTTTCATATGGATCATGATAGGCGTCACCTCACCCATGATCTCGTGGGCATGGGCCATGTTTCCATTCACGAACAGGAAAACGATAGACGCCCATACCAGCAACATTGATAATCTGACGGCATCCTTCTTCATAGGTTTCCTCCAGATGCCTCTGCTCAGAACAGCATTGAAAGGCCAAACTTCACCCCAATGTCCGGCGAGTTGCCATTGAGCCCAAAGGGCACCGCCAGCTTAATAGCCATGTTCTGGAGTGCAAAAAAAGTTCCGGTCTGAATGACCACAATCACCTCAGGCGCCAGGGTCAGTACGGTGTTGCCTGATAACTCGGTACGGCCATTCAGTTCGGCCAGCACCATCAAGATGTCCGGGATGGCTTTGAACATCGGCGCCACATTGTAAGACCAGGTCGCATGATTGACCACCTTGTCCGTTCCATTTGTGACATCAAGCTCCCTCTCCGTCTCAAGCCCATATGCCCCATTGAGATGAACCACAAAGCGTGGATGCAGGTTCTTTGAAAGGATAAGGGTGCCCTTGATACCGTGTTCATTCCCTTTCAATCCGACCGAAGGCGAGTACTCCACCTCAAAAGCCGCATCCGGCAGAAGTTGGGTTTCATCCATGAAGCGGTGTTTTACTCCCACCCCAATCTCTTCGATACCGCTTGTTTTTGGAGAGCCAGTGATCTCCTCACGGAGCAGGATATCACCCTCCAGATTGAGCTGTGTCCTCTCCCCAAGGCCGATTTCGAATTCAATAGGCAAAAGATGGGTGGTCTTTGTTGTTCCATTTTTCTCCCTTGTGTATTCATAATTAACCTGTCCGAACATCCGTCCGCGGGGAGGGGTGGCGGCGATCTCGGTGCCGAGCGGTTCCATGATATGCGCTGCCCAAGCATATTCAGCAGCGCCCATGAATAATAGAATAGTCAACGCGATGATTAATCTCTTCATTTGAAATACCTCCTTTATTTTTTGTGTTGAAAAATCAGGAGAGTATTTCTGGAGGGTTCTCTAACGGGACTGGTTCGTTGATTAGAAAGATTGTTTTATGTGAATGGGTTTTTGAAACAATATAAGGGTAAGGCCTTAAATCTTTAACCGGCTCTGACATGGTAAGTTCATATTTGAGGGATAACCTATCAGAACAGGATTTTATGAATGTTTTGGGGATATGATGAGAACTATGGTCAGCGCTATGTATTATCGGACACATAGCGCTTTTTGGCATATCATGCTTTGCCGCTTTGTGGGATGTGTGCATATCAGCCGTATTATTATCCCCTGATAGGCACAAGGATTGACAAATAATATCCACATTCATGACAAGCAAGCCGAAAAGCAGAACTATTACAAAAGACCTTCTCATAATTCTAATGATGAATTGTTTGTGCCGCAATTTGTCATAAATTTTATACAAATTCCCCGATGTATGTCAAGTGAAATACCTTATTGGAATTTCTTTTATATAACTAACGAATCTTTCAGTAAAACTATCTTCGCCAAGTATAAGGAGCGAGGGCATTTTCAGCGTCAACTAATTACAATCCCTTAAAAACCCTTTCCGCAGCATGCAATGTCTTTTCTATATCTGCCTTTGTGTGGGCAAGGGAAACAAACACTGCTTCAAATTGTGATGGGGCAAGATAGACACCCAACCCCAGCATCTTTCTAAAATATTTTGCAAATCTTTCAAGATTGCTTGTCTTTGCATCTGTGTAATTATAAACAGGCCTGTCATTAAAAAAAAGTGTGAACATTGCGCCTGTCCTTGCAATCTGAACAGGTATTCCTTTTCTCGCCGCTATATCCTTAAGGCCGTCGCATAACCCCTTAGTTGTCTTTTCAAGCCTTTCATACACGCCTTTGCCTTTTAAAAGCTTCAAGGTCTCTATGCCTGCTGTCATTGCAATGGGATTGCCGGATAATGTTCCTGCCTGGTAAACAGGGCCGGACGGCGCAAGCATCTCCATTATTTTTTTCTTGCCGCCAAATGCGCCGACAGGCAGCCCGCCTCCGATAATCTTTCCAAGGCATGTTATATCAGGGTCAATATTATAAACCTTCTGCGCGCCGCCGTAGCATAATCTAAAACCGCTCATCACCTCATCCACTATCAAAAGAACGCCATATTGATTGCACATATCCTTGAGCGCCTTTAAAAACCCGCTTTGTGGAGGCACAACACCCATGTTGCCTGGCACGCCTTCTACGATAATGCAGGCTACATCATCAGGGTCATTCTTAAGAATTTCCTCAACAGAGGTTATGTCATTATAGATGGCGGTGTAGGTATTTCTGGCAATATCCGCAGGCACGCCAGGGCTGTCAGGAATGCCAAGGGTTGCTGCGCCGCTTCCTGCCTTGACAAGAAGGCCGTCACTGTGGCCGTGATAGCCTCCATCAAACTTTATTATCTTGTTCCTCTTTGTATATGCCCTTGCAAGACGGATAGCGCTCATGGTCGCCTCTGTGCCTGAGTTTACAAACCGCACCATGTCCATAGAGGGGAATGCTTCAAGCACAAGTTCTGCTAATGTTACCTCAAGCTCGGTTGGCGCGCCAAAGCTCGTGCCGCGGTCAACCGCCTTTTTTAACGCGGCGTTGACTTTGGGATGCGCATGGCCGAGAATCGCCGGCCCCCACGAGCCGATATAATCTATAAAACAATTCCCATCCGCGTCATATATCTTTGACCCCTTTGCCTTCTTAATAAAGAGCGGATTTCCGCCCATTGCCTTGAACGCCCTTACAGGACTGTTCACCCCGCCCGGGATTAGATTCTGCGCCCTTTGCATGAGTTTTTTAGAATTTGTGATTTTCATTGTTTCTCCTCCCCTCTGTTATACCCGAATCCTTTATTAGGACAACTTATTACCTTTCCTGTCTTTTTGGAATATTCTTTTACGAGGGGAAAAAGCATTCAGCAGTTCGAGTTTCTCATCCCGCCTTACGGGTTTTGACCTTCCCGCTTTTGGCTTTTGCTTTCGCGCCTGCGGCTTTTGTTTTTTTCTTTTCCTCGTTTAATCCCGCTATGGCAAGACATTCATCCAGCGTAAGTTCCTGTGGAGTTTTGCTCGTAGGGATGCGGAAGAATTTTTTACCGGCCTGAATGCACGGGCCGTATCTGCTGTTCACCACGCGCACCCGCGCGTCCTCTCCCCATGATTTAATTATTTTCTCCAGCTCTTTCTTCTCCTTTGCTGTCACCAGTTCAATTGAGCGCTCCAACGTTACACTGAATGGGTCTTCCCCTTTGCCGAGGGACGCAAAGATATTTTTATATTTCACATACGGGCCGAATCTCCCTTTGGCCACGCTTATGTCTTCATCCTGAAACTTACCCAAGACCTTGGGCAGGCGGGGGCCGTTTAGAATTTCCTTCACCCTTTCCAGCGAAATCTTGTATGGGTCTTCGCTTTTTGGAAGCGATATATATCCATCCTGATACTTGATGTACGGGCCGAAACGTCCGATATTCACGATCACCTCATTGCCTTCGTGCGCGCCGAGGTTGCGGGGGAGCTTAAATAGCTCCATTGCCTGTTCAAAGGTGATGGTATCCATGCGCTGATCCTTGAGAAGCGAGGCATAGCGCGGTTTCTCCTCGTCATCCTGATGCCCGATTTGAACTATAGGTCCAAACTTTCCGAGCCGCACAATCACCTGTTTTCCAGTCTCCGGGTCTTTGCCGAGCATGTGCTCGCCGCTCTGGCGCGCGGATGTTTCCGCTGTATGCTCCACGGTTTTATGAAAGGGCTTGTAAAACTCCGCAAGCATCTTTGTCCACACTAATTTTCCCCCGGCAATTTCGTCAAACTCCTCCTCCACCTTTGCCGTGAAATTGAAATCCATAATGTCTTTGAAATTATTCATCAGAAAATCATTCACCACCATGCCGATGTCCGTGGGAAAGAGCTTTGCCTTCTCGGCTCCGGTGTTTTCGGATTTGATATCTTCGGTGATCTGTTTATCCTTCAGCAAGAGACAACTAAAATTCCTTTTCATGCCGTCGCGGTCTTCTTTCACCACATAATT
Coding sequences within:
- a CDS encoding aldehyde dehydrogenase family protein, whose product is MAKECKFLIDGQWRQSSKEEDIKNPFNNETIARVYFAEERDIEDAVLSSQRAFEITKKAPAYKRADILNNIVRGLEHRKEEFAKTITLEAGKPISDSKAEVSRAINTFQIASEEAKRIGGEVIPLDLMRGSENRFGIVRRFPIGPILGITPFNFPLNLVAHKVAPAIASGNTIILKPAPKTPVTALMLGELISDAGFPAGGLNIVPCSILLAEKLVTDKRIKKLSFTGSAAVGLKLKAMAGMKKVTLELGGNAAVIIHSDADIDFAAKRCAIGAFSYAGQICISVQRIYAHEDIYAKFMDKFLANVRNLKSGDPMDESTNIGPMIDEGVAKRTEEWLNEAVKDGAKILLGGKRNGIFFEPTVLTNVKPSMKVCGEEVFAPLATVERYKGFEDAVSMVNNAIYGLQAGVFTRDIGRIFQAYNTLEVGGVIVNDIPTYRLDHMPYGGVKMSGFGREGIRYAMEEMTEMKLLAVNPGEP
- a CDS encoding type II toxin-antitoxin system RelE/ParE family toxin; this translates as MNVQFRASFSKDLRKVNNKDLLNRIKETIERVEKAQSLQDIANLKKLKGGNNCYRIRLGEYRIGLTIENDTVTFVRCMNRKEIYRYFP
- a CDS encoding DUF5677 domain-containing protein; translation: MLNIELIKKPNQDHFKSFLAICLKLIDLNSIKTKKIDPPMFYRQEMFVKFSYHLATIIHIEKGIMIAFAGRSHRLYDYSSVNVLTRALLETFLTYYYVFCDAKDEDESRFRYWNWWIDGLNSRQQVKNIKDPLLIGKLENERRDIDDCTVKIKSTKAYSRLSAPQKKEFEKKRKWIRPGWIDIAVKAGMKKSTARHAYSYFSSYAHTNSLSILQFSQATISNKGKEANPNMLKLLFMVAAMFIDEFAKYFQLKDQLSEYEQELVANWLLVAKNMSVAE
- a CDS encoding class I SAM-dependent methyltransferase, with the protein product MEENQKGFWNTLKAKWYQKGLKFNTLPETALKIILPKTKDCKTFLDVGAGCGTFAIPLLKAGKKVTAIDPSAPMIMLLEEEIKKKRIRNIKTIRAAWGETEIKPHDVILCANVPELLKDSIDFLKQAHALAKKAVFLIEGADPNADKFYYKELYPILFNKPFAGRTDYFKTYTNLHNLGIFANVEIIEYAFDQPFDNMKEALDFWKEYMGIVTAEHDEKLRNFLEDKLEKFKGGLIARFHKRSAVIWWKK
- a CDS encoding rhomboid family intramembrane serine protease, which encodes MIPLKDDNPTRTFPFVTILIIVTNIVVYIYQLTLGQKAETLFILRAGAIPYEIIRFADIHPLAFIPPPLTLFSAMFIHGGFLHVAGNMLYLWIFGDNIEDRLGHFRFIVFYLLSGLIASLAHIIMLPNSTIPMIGASGAIAGVLGAYFLLYPRAHVLTLVFFFFFVDIIRIPALVFLGLWFVFQILSSAGGGGIAWYAHIGGFIGGAVLVKLFERKRFQ
- the hemL gene encoding glutamate-1-semialdehyde 2,1-aminomutase, producing MKITNSKKLMQRAQNLIPGGVNSPVRAFKAMGGNPLFIKKAKGSKIYDADGNCFIDYIGSWGPAILGHAHPKVNAALKKAVDRGTSFGAPTELEVTLAELVLEAFPSMDMVRFVNSGTEATMSAIRLARAYTKRNKIIKFDGGYHGHSDGLLVKAGSGAATLGIPDSPGVPADIARNTYTAIYNDITSVEEILKNDPDDVACIIVEGVPGNMGVVPPQSGFLKALKDMCNQYGVLLIVDEVMSGFRLCYGGAQKVYNIDPDITCLGKIIGGGLPVGAFGGKKKIMEMLAPSGPVYQAGTLSGNPIAMTAGIETLKLLKGKGVYERLEKTTKGLCDGLKDIAARKGIPVQIARTGAMFTLFFNDRPVYNYTDAKTSNLERFAKYFRKMLGLGVYLAPSQFEAVFVSLAHTKADIEKTLHAAERVFKGL